TGCTGAAGCTAGTACCTAAATGACAAAGCCTTTTATCTTTTATAAAGTTGTTTGAGACATGTACTTCGGTTGCTAGTTGCTATTTTACAAACTCGTATTCAGTCAGAGTAATATAACTGTTCCACATGTTTTGCCCCACAGCTATATTCCAACACACCTTCGGATTTTGACTTCAAACTTGAAAGGTAAACCTGTTGATAGACAATTCTTGTTTCTTGCTAATATTATCATTCCAATttattttctttttcatttttaagCTTCACTTCTGCAGTTTAGCCCAAGAATTTGATTCCCTATCTGACTTCGCGGAGCATCTCGCCACAAATGTTGACATTGTCTTCCCAGTGATCCATGGGAAATTTGGTGAAGATGGAGGCATTCAGGTTTGTTAGTACCAGTGAAATCTGGTTTACAAGGGAAAAAAATCAATTCATGCCCGTTAATTCTATGATTCACTTGGCATTGCACTAGCTAGTGTTTGAATGGTTCTTAGTTGACTGCTGTTTACACACTCACCTGTTAACTTAATATTTGTGGGTGTGACATCCATATGTTCGTAATCTCTTTGAAATATTCAGGAGCTTTTGGAGAAAGCAAATGTTCCATTTGTTGGGACACCCTCTAAGGAATGCCAGCGTGCTTTTGACAAGGTACATTGTATGTTTCTTTCATTATTGCTCTTGACAATATATGTCATCAGCTTCTCCCTACCATCCTTCTATGTAGTTGCATACTTGGATTAGCCCCCTGTTCAGTGCCATCCCCATCCCAGCTTTTTCTGAATTGATGGGAAAGTATTCTAGCATTATCCGTGAAACTTGTCTGCTGATTATGGATATTGTGGAACTTAATAGgacaaattgttccatgtattgaGCAATTGGAGTTTATAAAATGTCATCCAGTGGGTAGGTTAAAACTCAAAAAAATCGCTACAATGTACGATCTTCTAAAGATGCTATGTGAAATGTGACGTGTCCACCAATATCTTGTTTTTTCGCTATTGTAACTTGTAATTTCATTTAATGTCAGTGGATCCATTTGTTCTGTTCCTGATTTTAATCTTGAACATGGCTGCAGCATAATGCGTCGCTCGAGCTCAACGCACAAGGTTTCTTAACAGTGCCCAACTTTCTTGTGGAGGTAAGGTTTGTTTGTCATTTCATAGTGCGCTCACCGCTCAATGTGATATGCACTATATCTTTATTAATGGGCATAATATGTAATTTAGTTGAAAAACAGGCATTGAGAGTCAAAAAAATTTAATCTTGGGCACTATGCTTTTTTATGCTACATATATTTGAAAATAAGTTTTGGTTTAATTGATCTGTCGCTTCCAGTGGACTGAATCTTAATTAATACTTGGAAAAAGTAACAAAAGATTTTCTTGTCTGTCACAATATTACCACAGTAGTTAAGCAAAAATGGGAGTGTGGTCACTAATTCTGATGCTCTTCTTTGGTGACCTGATCATGTATCCTGTAATTTCTGTTCAAAAAATGTATCCTGCAATCGTGTCTATCACAAATCAGAAGGACAAGTTGGCTAAGCCGGAGTTAGAGGCATGGTTCCAAACCGTCAATCTGAACAAAGAAAATGGCAAAACGATTGTAAGTAATAATGTTTTACTTTAAAGATTGTTTTCAGGGTTGGATTGGTGAAGGGATAACTTCTGATATGCTTGCACAGGTCAAACCTACAAGGGCTGGGTCAAGCATTGGCGTAGTTGTTGCTTATGGTGTGAATGATGCTGCCCAGAAAGCTGAGGAAATTATTTCAGAGGTGCAGAAACTTTCTACTATACTTCTGGAATCATTCAGGTTAAACTCAGTAATAATTTTGAGACCTGAAATCCTCTGCTGATTGACAGGGAATTGATGATAAAGTTATCATAGAGGTTTTCATTGAAGGGGGCACTGAGTTTACAGCCATCGTGGTTGATGTTGGGATTGCTAACAACAGTGAGCCTGTTGTTCTGCTTCCAACAGAAGTATGTCTTCATTTACTTATCTGTTGTTCTGTCATGCTGGAGACATTGTAACAACTTGACCAAATATAACGGATGGTCCTCTTAGGACAAAAGAAATATGATGTTATCTATTGACAAGTTTAAACTGAATGTGTTAGATAACCTGAATTAGCCTATTTTATTTTCCTTTCCTTTTTGCAGGTTGAGCTTCAGTACTCCAACAATAGTGATACCAAGGAGGACACAATATTTAACTACCGCAAGAAGTACCTTCCAAGTCGACAGGTATACTAAAATACAAGTTCTAGGGCTCATTTGAAATGAACTTACAGAACTTCCTGTGACAAGGCCTCTATCAAATAATTCCATTTTTTCACAATCATGGTTTTCTTATGTCATGGGGTGGTAGCCCAGGGCATGGAGGCCATATGGATAGGCTCAGGGTTAGGATTAGTCGATAAATATTATATTATATAAGATTGAGTTAGTTACTTGGGATTAGATTAGATAAGATTGAGTTAGTTACTTGGGATTAAATTAGATAAGATTGAGTTAGTTACTTGGGAGCCAAGTCTTCCTATCTATATAAGGATGGGTTGTACCTCCTTAAAGGGGAATCAAGGGAGGAATCAATGAAGAAGAATTAGTCCCATCCCATATCTCTCTAATAGTCTAGTCCCCCCCTCCTCCCAAGTCGACTCCGGCCGACTATCTTCCCGTGTTGTTTATCCCGTTATGAACTATGATCCATAACATCTCCCCCAAGCTGATTCCGCCCGGCTATCTTCCCGACGTTGTTTATCTCGTTATGAACTAGGATCTATAACATTTGGTATCATGAGTCAGGGATCCTTTTCCATGACTTCTGTTGCGGACGATCTCCGCACCTGGCATGAGGACCTGGCTTGTGCCAGGGCAGATCTAGAGCAGGCCCGATCTGTTATCCTCCAGCTCCGTGATCTACTCGCGGCAAAGGTCAAGTCTGACCAACGATCAGCGGCGGCAACCCGACTGCAGGCGGCTGCGCGTGGCTTCCTGGCGCGACGCCTAGTGCAGAAAGTTGCGGCAGCGGCGCGGCTGCAAGCAGCGGCTTGCCGTCTTCAGGCTACGGCACGAGGCTTCCTAGCACGGCGTGAAGCACGGCAAGCGGCAGTGCGGCTACAGGCTGCGGTCCGCCGTTCCCTAGCACAGTGACTTGCATGATATTGCATGTTGAACAACACGCGACACATGTGGCGGCAAGGCCTTCGGCAGGGTTGGCTGATCCTCCACTCCAGGTCACCGTCCTGATCCATAGCCATGTGGACAGCAAGAACACATTTGGTTGGGTGGCGCTGTCTCCACTGGAACTCGCGGCAGCTCAAGCCGTAGGACCGGTGAGCTTCCACGTCTTGGCCTTTGCAGCCTGGACGAGGTTGTTCCCATGGGATCTAGGAGGACCAACCTTGGCATATGTTAGGTTCTTTATTTTATTTGCAAATAAATTAAAGCTGAGATGTAAAAGGCTTCTAAGTTAGGGTTGCACTTTCACGTGTAGATCAAGTTAGATAGCAAGAGTGTTGCCATACACCCCAttacagctcgaggacgagctgtctTCGAAGGGTGGGGGAATGTCATGGGGTGGCAGCCCAGGGCATGGAGGCCATAGGGATAGGTTCAGTGTTAGGATTAGTGGATAAATATTAGATTTGATAAGATTGAGTTAGTTACTTGAGATTAAATTAAATAAGATTGAGTTAGTTACTTGGGATTAGATTAGATAAGATTGAGTTAGTTACTTGGGATTAGATTAGATAAGATCGAGTTAGTTACTTGAGGGGCCAAGTCTTCCTATCTATATAAGGATGGGATGTACCTCTTTAAGGAGCTTAAGGAATCAATGAAGAAGAATTAGTCTTAGATCTCTCTAATAGTCTAGTCCCCCAAGCCGACTCCGCCCGTTTATCTTCTCGGCGTTGTTTATCCCGTTATGAACTAGGATCCATAACATCTTACACAAGGATCAACTAAAGCATTCATTGATCTCTTCCCAGGTTGCTTATCATTCTCCTCCACGTTTTCCGGCAGAGGTGATCGATTGTATAAGACAAGGAATTTCTCTTTTATTTTGTCGCCTTGGCCTGCATGACTATGCAAGGATAGATGGTTGGTTTTTACCTTCTCCTGTTGCTTCTTTACCCCCAGCTGAAAATAGTGACAAATTTGGAAATACCAAGTATGGAAGTGTTCTTTTCACGGATATCAATTTGGTAAGCATGCTCTTATTGCTCTTTGTTCTCAAGTTTGGATCATGTCCTTCAATATCTAGTGCATGATACCTGTTGTATTGTCTAACAGATAAGTGGGATGGAGCAAACCAGCTTTTTGTTCCAACAAGCTTCAGCGGTAATAATACTATGGTATCAGACACATTGTAATTTGGCATTTCTGATTCTAGAGAAATTCTTATTTAAATAGCGTACATGATCACCCCTGATATCTGTGCATCTTTTCTTTAAACTGTTAATCACTGACGATATTTGTGTTTTGGTAATGATTTGCAGTATAAATTAGCTTTGCTAAAGGCTTTTTATACTCATTATCTTGCTGTTCCATAAAGCATCATGCAAATACTTCTGTGCTCATAATGCTTAATTTCGTTACTAACTTCAGAACCAAAAATAACACTTTTCAGGTTGGGTTCTCACACTCTCGAATCCTTCGTACAGTTGTTCAGCATGCTTGCTCGCGATTCCCTTCTCTTCTTCCATGCAATAATGCTTGGACCGCTTTGTCCAGAAAACTACAACCATCAAAACAAGTAGAAGCAATCCACAAAGGAACATCAAGACAGAAGGTTTTTGTGATCTTCGGAGGGGACACTTCAGAACGGCAAGTATCACTTATGAGTGGTACCAATGTATGGCTTAATCTTCAAGGTTTTGATGATGTGAGACCTCTTGCTTTCAAATATTTGACTGTGTGTGTTCATTGTGTTTCTATTCTCATTTCTTGGTGCTTCCACATTTTGTTTATAAAATTTCTGGCCATATTGGTAGAGTTTGTTGCCATTATTTTAAAACTGTATGCCATACCATACCATGCTTTAAGCTTGATATGATACAATACCATGTTTATTGACTACGTAGTTGCCTGGGCTGCCACCCCATGACAGTAGTAATCTACTGTTTTCATGCATCGATATTTTAGATTCTTTTTCACTTCTGTTGCTTTCAGCTTGACGTGACACCGTGTTTGCTTGCACCTGCACATGGATATTTCTCCTCACATGATCAAGATTTCAGTGACAGTTCAAGAGAAGTTTGGACGTTGCCGTAAGTGTTGCATATCATTGGATCTCATGGATAATATTGTAGTTATGTACTGTAACATTTACTTGGTAAAATGACTAAACTTGGCATACTCTATGTGGCAGATATTCATTAGTGTTACGACATACCACTGAAGAAGTTCATGCTGCATGTGTTGAGGCAACTGAGCCAGAACGAGTTGAAATAACAAAACGTTTGCGTGATCAAGTAATGAATGAACTTGGGTCAGCATTGAGCAAACATGATTGGTTTGCGGGCTTTGACATAGCTTATGAACAACCTATCAAATACTCTCTGCAACAGTGGATCGACCATGTAAAAGAAACTGAAGCTGTAGTCTTTATAGCAGGTATTTTCCCAAAAAAATACTAATCTAGTCGAACTGCTATGCATGCTAATATATAATGATCCAACTATTGCAGTTCAATACAATAAAAATGCATTGCGTGCAATATTTCTAGAATTAGTGGATCCTGTCAAGTTCTGATTATTTAATCATATTGCTCCTTTTCTTAAATTAAACCAAACATATAGTAAGTATTGAAACTAGTATTGAAATTCCAGATTGAGTCTTTCGCCTGACTGTTGCATTTATAATATACATTTGGGTCCATgttgtttctttttttttcttagttgtacatgtcttgtgtgtTATATGTAGTGCATGGTGGCATTGGCGAGGATGGTACCATTCAGACATTGTTGGAATCTGCAGGAGTTCCTTACACAGGTTCATTTTTAGCTTATATATTGAGAGCATTTGTATGTGGCCAAACTAAAGAATTTAAAAGCTCTTGTCATGCAGGACCAGGACCAATAGCGTCTAGAACATGCATTGACAAAGTTGCAAGTTCACTTGCTGTTGACCATGTATGTACCTTTTGTGACTTTTACTCTTATACGGGCTCCTATGGGTATTTAAATATTGATTTCCTAGCATGAATATAGAATGATATCCATGATGTTACTATGACACAAACAACTTAAATCAATTTGTTAATAACCCAAAATTTGCTCACCGATTTTTTTTGTCCACTGTGACCATGCCAAAAAAGTTAACAGTATTTGTGGTACTTGTGTAGCTTGCTAGTTATGGAATCCGTATCATTCCAAAGGATGTAAGAGCAACAGAAGAAGTACTGAACTCATCTCTTGTTGATATCTGGAATGAACTTAAAGCAAAACTAGAAACAGAAACAGTATGTGTGAAACCAGCTCGTGACGGGTGCTCGACTGGTGTAGCAAGATTGTGGTAAGTATTTACTTAACTCTAGCCCGGTGTTTTAAttatttaatggtatggatcattAAGAAAACACTATCTATTTTCAGCTGTCCAAAGGACCTAGAAGTCTATACAAATGCATtgaggaggaagtttcagcatctGCCTGCTAATTGCCTGTCCAGGGTACGAAAAAAAAACCTGAGCATGATTTTGTGTCAATCGAGGAACTATATGTCTGTCAGTTGTCAAATACATTTTTAACACTAAACTATATTTTATAGGCACATGGTGTAATTGAGATGCCAGTCCCTTCTCCAGAGTCACTAATATTTGAGCCTTTTATTGAAACCGATGAAATTATCATTGCAAATAAATTAGAGGATGGTAGTGCCCGCCATCTTGTATGGAAAGGTGAAAATGACTGGCTTGAAATAACCGTTGGTGTAGTTGGCAAACGTGGAGAAATGCACTCATTAAATCCAAGTATCACAGTGAAAGAAAGTGGTGATATTTTATCTCTTGAGGAGAAATTTCAAGGTAAGTAACATTCAAAATTTTCTAGTTTGTACTATTTTCCTTATATGATCTCAGGAATGAAGTTGTACCAGGAGTTGCTAGTGTGAGTCCGTCTTTTGATATATTTTGTTTAAATAGTTGGTGGGATGGCATGGAAATGCAATATGCCATTGAGGTGAACATTGACTTGGGATTTTTTTTGGGTAGAACATTATGTGTCCCTTGTAACCTTTAGATTTGGTGTTTCATCCCCTTGGCTCACTGGCAGCCCTTTATCTATGTTTATGATTGAGGTGTTTTTGTTTTCAGGTGGCACTGGAATCAACTTGACACCACCTCCTGCAACAATTATGGGGTGCTTATTTATGACTATTCCCAGTTTCCCCTTgttttttcttgttttcttttgaATAACATTAGAATTTCCAACTGGACATATCGGTTCTGTTTTTGCTGGCGTACCCTCATCCAAATTAAGCCGATAATCTCTTGTCTTGAACACCCCTTGTGTTAATTATGTTTGCCTTTTGTAGCGAGGATGCTCTGCAGAGGTGCAAGAAGAGTATCGAGACCATGGCAAACGCTCTAGGTTTGGAAGGCTTCTCACGCATTGATGCATTTGTCAACGTGCGAAGCGGGGAGGTATGAATGCGAAATGTTGTTGTGTCAAATGGAGACgatattgttgttgttgttactACATAGTAATAGTAGTAATATGCATGCATGCAGGTGCTGCTGATTGAAGTCAACACTGTACCTGGGATGACTCCATCCACCGTGCTGATCCACCAAGTAGGAAAATTATTGTTGTTGCTGCAGGGGCTGCACTTGATATTATTATTGTTGTTGTTAGATAATACTAATGTGTGGTATGGTGGCAATGAATCGCAGGCACTCGCAGAGGAACCGCCCGTGTACCCCCACAGGTTTTTCCGCACTCTTCTGGATTTGGTGTTTGCAAGGGCAAAATAGCTATCTCACATTTATTTTTCTTTTTACGGTGCGTCGGTTTGATTCTGTATCAGTCGAGTagtatttttatttatatttgtGGGAAAAAAATCGTCTTCTCCGTGTTGATGCGATGAAAAATAAACATGTATAGCGTTGCGCGGTCGTCGTGCACATCAGAGCAGAGCAGAAGCAACCCTCCACGGACGTCAAGTCAAACCAACACGTCCGGGCCACAATATGGAAAGCTAGCTATACAAGTATCGTGGAATATAAACTCTCAAACTTACCAAGTTTTCATCACATCATTAATATAGAGGTTTAGTTCTCGACATTGAAATCAGCAGTAAAAGGATTGGGTGGACTGAATGATGCAGCAGCTTATCATCAGTGTGTACCACATCAAATCTGTCATTGAGTTCTTGACTCTTAGGGCATCTATAGC
This portion of the Zea mays cultivar B73 chromosome 2, Zm-B73-REFERENCE-NAM-5.0, whole genome shotgun sequence genome encodes:
- the LOC100383342 gene encoding uncharacterized protein produces the protein MLLSRPQTLPLPRARLSSPTLRHLRALAAPLRALVSSPPLGFTSAARGPAPLRAAVSESDREQREAGVEAGEQGRPLRVGLVCGGPSGERGVSLNSARSVLDHIQGEDLVVCCYYIDCAMKAFAISPAQLYSNTPSDFDFKLESLAQEFDSLSDFAEHLATNVDIVFPVIHGKFGEDGGIQELLEKANVPFVGTPSKECQRAFDKHNASLELNAQGFLTVPNFLVEKDKLAKPELEAWFQTVNLNKENGKTIVKPTRAGSSIGVVVAYGVNDAAQKAEEIISEGIDDKVIIEVFIEGGTEFTAIVVDVGIANNSEPVVLLPTEVELQYSNNSDTKEDTIFNYRKKYLPSRQVAYHSPPRFPAEVIDCIRQGISLLFCRLGLHDYARIDGWFLPSPVASLPPAENSDKFGNTKYGSVLFTDINLISGMEQTSFLFQQASAVGFSHSRILRTVVQHACSRFPSLLPCNNAWTALSRKLQPSKQVEAIHKGTSRQKVFVIFGGDTSERQVSLMSGTNVWLNLQGFDDLDVTPCLLAPAHGYFSSHDQDFSDSSREVWTLPYSLVLRHTTEEVHAACVEATEPERVEITKRLRDQVMNELGSALSKHDWFAGFDIAYEQPIKYSLQQWIDHVKETEAVVFIAVHGGIGEDGTIQTLLESAGVPYTGPGPIASRTCIDKVASSLAVDHLASYGIRIIPKDVRATEEVLNSSLVDIWNELKAKLETETVCVKPARDGCSTGVARLCCPKDLEVYTNALRRKFQHLPANCLSRAHGVIEMPVPSPESLIFEPFIETDEIIIANKLEDGSARHLVWKGENDWLEITVGVVGKRGEMHSLNPSITVKESGDILSLEEKFQGGTGINLTPPPATIMGEDALQRCKKSIETMANALGLEGFSRIDAFVNVRSGEVLLIEVNTVPGMTPSTVLIHQALAEEPPVYPHRFFRTLLDLVFARAK